A DNA window from Impatiens glandulifera chromosome 7, dImpGla2.1, whole genome shotgun sequence contains the following coding sequences:
- the LOC124945289 gene encoding 50S ribosomal protein L7/L12: protein MSLVAKLRHHLPKSLLYSKPLLSSARTIYPSQLKIVSRLLAQSATKEVENEEVEIDQRRLPADYDPATFDPSEHRSPPTDRVFRLVDEISGLTLMEISELSSILMKKLGMKEPPVVGVMKPGSAGLAGAAAKSGAATKEEKKPEKTVFELKLESYDAASKIKIIKEIRSFTDLGLKEAKDLVEKAPAVFKKGVSKEEGEQIMEKLKAVGAKVVME, encoded by the coding sequence ATGAGTTTGGTTGCCAAGCTAAGGCATCATTTGCCTAAAAGCTTATTATACAGTAAACCTCTTCTATCGTCTGCTCGTACAATCTATCCCAGTCAATTAAAGATCGTATCCCGTCTGCTTGCCCAATCTGCAACGAAGGAAGTTGAAAACGAAGAAGTAGAGATTGACCAAAGAAGGCTTCCAGCAGACTACGATCCAGCCACATTTGATCCTTCAGAGCATCGTAGTCCCCCAACCGATCGTGTGTTTAGGCTGGTTGATGAAATATCGGGGCTTACACTTATGGAAATATCAGAGCTATCTTCAATCTTAATGAAGAAATTGGGGATGAAAGAACCGCCAGTTGTGGGGGTTATGAAACCTGGTAGTGCTGGCTTGGCCGGGGCGGCTGCAAAGTCGGGTGCAGCCAcgaaggaggagaagaaaccaGAAAAAACAGTATTtgaattgaaactggaatcatATGATGCAGCCTCAAAGATTAagattataaaagaaattaggaGTTTCACTGATTTGGGTCTGAAAGAGGCTAAGGATTTGGTGGAAAAGGCACCAGCTGTGTTTAAGAAAGGTGTATCAAAGGAAGAAGGAGAGCAAATAATGGAGAAGTTGAAAGCTGTTGGAGCAAAAGTCGTTATGGAATGA
- the LOC124945291 gene encoding DNA polymerase I, which produces MLKAIIVFPNPFIGNPDIKITLPSSSSSQVKHLRRNIPLKIQSCSISFQTLNRTVGGIEFPTNNSSHERRLTETPYTYNKKTKRVFFLDVNPLCYDGNNPSLHNFAHWISLFFSQVSHSDPVIAVIDGDGGSEYRRQLLPSYKANRRIFSKQHLPWRRVSKDYGSWSDFVVDLLKKLNVTVIKLNGYEADDVIATLVDDVLDKGGYKVVIASPDKDFKQLISENVQIVLPMPRFDRWSFYTLKHYITQYNCHPSSDLSLRCLVGDEVDGVPGIQHVVPGFGLKTALKLLKKHGSLEDLLKTAAVRSVGKQYVQDALTNHADYLRRNYQVLALRRDVDVSLEDEWLLERNTCNDTMLISKFLEILDQKHLS; this is translated from the exons ATGTTAAAAGCCATCATCGTCTTCCCAAATCCTTTCATTGGCAACCCAGATATCAAAATTACccttccttcttcttcctcttcacaGGTTAAACATCTACGCAGAAACATTCCACTTAAAATCCAATCCTGCTCAATTTCGTTTCAGACATTGAACCGAACAGTTGGCGGCATAGAATTCCCTACCAATAATAGCAGCCATGAAAGAAGACTCACAGAGACTCCTTACACATATAATAAGAAGACGAAAAGGGTTTTCTTCTTAGACGTTAATCCTCTCTGTTACGACGGTAACAACCCTAGCTTGCACAACTTCGCTCATTGGATTTCACTTTTCTTCTCTCAAGTCAGCCACTCAGATCCTGTCATAGCA GTTATTGATGGTGATGGAGGTAGTGAGTATAGAAGGCAATTACTGCCTTCATATAAAGCAAATAGAAGGATATTCTCCAAACAACATTTACCATGGAGGAGAGTATCTAAAGATTATGGTTCCTGGTCTGATTTTGTTgtagatttgttaaagaaacTAAATGTAACTGTTATAAAATTGAATGGTTATGAAGCAGATGATGTTATAGCTACTCTTGTTGATGATGTATTAGATAAGGGAGGATACAAAGTTGTTATTGCTTCTCCTGACAAAGATTTCAAGCAATTGATATCTGAAAATGTTCAGATAGTTTTGCCCATGCCTAGGTTTGATCGGTGGTCTTTTTACACACTTAAACACTACATAACACAATATAACTGCCATCCATCTTCGGATTTGAGTCTCA GATGCTTAGTGGGTGATGAAGTTGATGGTGTTCCTGGAATTCAACATGTTGTACCAGGTTTCGGGTTGAAAACTGCACTTAAGCTTTTGAAGAAACATGGGTCTCTTGAAGATCTGTTGAAAACAGCAGCAGTTAGAAGTGTGGGGAAACAGTATGTTCAAGATGCTCTTACGAATCACGCAGATTACTTAAGAAGAAATTATCAAGTTCTTGCCCTAAGAAG GGATGTTGATGTTAGTCTGGAAGATGAATGGTTGCTGGAGAGAAATACATGCAATGATACAATGCTGATATCCAAGTTTTTAGAAATCCTTGATCAAAAACACCTATCTTGA
- the LOC124945169 gene encoding protein SENSITIVE TO PROTON RHIZOTOXICITY 1: MNSKDNNSNLQRMWTSSSSSSRNELHKNVPPDHSVFNPKWEQDHSLQYDFKKIQSQFSIQQDGDPSTDWDPKAMINNLSFLQQKVYQLQDMVHMIVDRRSQTTLDQSQDLVTQQQHLITADITSIIVQLISMAGTLLPSVKQQQQTQQTLGDFLIDSQPDQQIFNIEDQEVKDEEEEDEESENLLPGSYEILQLEKEEILAPHTHFCTICGKGFKRDANLRMHMRGHGDEYKTAAALAKPPPNKETMGNEASLIKRYSCPYSGCKRNKDHKKFQSLKTILCVKNHYKRTHCEKRFMCSRCNTKKFSVIADLKTHEKHCGRDKWLCSCGTTFSRKDKLFGHITLFQGHTPAIPLDESCKASTSSAAVAPSVAAGAGASSSSGVDHSTTSGFFSSMAALDECNGFNEFGRPVFDDDSENTFSFLLCNNNSYHHPPQTNGDGGPYNSNDL, from the coding sequence ATGAATTCAAAGGATAATAACAGCAATCTTCAAAGAATGTGGACCAGTAGTTCTTCTTCATCCAGAAATGAATTACACAAAAATGTTCCTCCCGATCATTCCGTTTTCAATCCAAAATGGGAACAAGATCATTCTCTTCAATACGATTTCAAGAAGATTCAATCCCAGTTTTCGATCCAGCAAGATGGTGATCCTTCTACCGATTGGGATCCAAAAGCTATGATTAACAATCTCTCATTCCTCCAACAGAAAGTTTATCAGCTTCAAGATATGGTTCATATGATTGTCGATCGAAGGTCTCAAACAACGTTAGATCAATCACAAGATCTCGTTACTCAACAGCAACATCTAATAACCGCCGACATCACTTCAATCATCGTCCAGCTTATCTCTATGGCAGGAACTCTTCTCCCATCTgtcaaacaacaacaacaaaccCAACAAACCCTAGGTGATTTTCTGATTGATTCCCAACCAGATCAACAGATCTTCAACATTGAAGATCAAGAAgttaaagatgaagaagaagaagacgaagaaagTGAGAATCTCCTTCCCGGATCATACGAAATCTTACAGTTAGAAAAAGAGGAAATCCTTGCACCTCACACGCATTTCTGTACAATTTGTGGTAAAGGGTTTAAGCGAGATGCTAATCTACGTATGCATATGAGAGGACACGGGGACGAGTATAAAACGGCTGCTGCTCTTGCGAAGCCGCCGCCGAATAAGGAAACAATGGGAAATGAAGCGTCTTTGATAAAGAGATACTCGTGTCCTTATTCTGGTTGTAAACGGAATAAAGATCATAAGAAGTTTCAATCATTGAAAACGATCTTATGTGTGAAGAATCATTACAAGAGGACCCATTGCGAGAAAAGATTCATGTGTAGCAGATGTAATACGAAGAAATTCTCTGTAATTGCTGACCTGAAAACTCATGAGAAACATTGTGGAAGGGATAAGTGGTTGTGTTCTTGTGGGACTACTTTTTCTAGAAAAGATAAGCTTTTTGGTCATATTACTCTGTTTCAGGGTCATACTCCTGCAATTCCTTTGGACGAAAGCTGTAAAGCTTCAACTTCTTCGGCGGCGGTGGCGCCTTCGGTAGCTGCCGGAGCAGGGGCATCATCGTCGTCGGGTGTTGATCATAGTACTACATCTGGATTCTTCTCGTCAATGGCGGCGTTAGATGAGTGTAATGGGTTCAATGAATTTGGGCGACCGGTCTTTGATGATGATTCGGAGAATACATTTTCATTTCTACtttgtaataataatagttatcaTCATCCTCCTCAGACGAATGGAGATGGAGGACCTTACAATTCAAATGATCTTTGA
- the LOC124945806 gene encoding sucrose transport protein SUC8-like, whose product MESNGDKLAENEKNLSSLQLEDKPPVVVGGSSIGKILLVASIAAGVQFGWALQLSLLTPYVQLLGIPHKWAAYIWLCGPISGMIVQPLVGYYSDRCTSRFGRRRPFILSGAFLVAIAVFLIGYAADIGHRGGDLLEKGKIKPRAIAVFIVGFWILDVANNTLQGPCRAFLADLSGGSASKMRIANSLFSFFMAVGNVLGYAAGSYDKLYKLFPFTATVACDHYCSNLKSCFFLSIILLGIVTVLALSLVGEQQFIPAEPALNKAGDVVGKEGKCTVPFFGQLLGALKDLPRPMWILMLVTSLNWIAWFPFLLYDTDWMGKEVYGGKVDEGRTYGVGVRAGAVGLILNSVVLGFVSLAIEPLGRVLGKAKRLWGIVNIILAICLVMTVVVSKKAESWRHMATTNGVNTLETSPPDAIKASALVIFAILGIPLAVTFSIPFALASIFSSSAGAGQGLSLGVLNLAIVIPQMIVSVTSGPLDDAFGGGNLPAFIMGAVAAIISSVLAFTVLPTPKLDQNAAGTPTIGGGFH is encoded by the exons ATGGAGTCTAATGGCGATAAACTGGCTGAGAATGAAAAGAACCTTTCATCTCTTCAACTGGAGGACAAACCTCCGGTGGTGGTCGGAGGTTCCTCAATCGGAAAAATCCTATTAGTTGCATCTATAGCCGCCGGAGTTCAATTCGGCTGGGCCTTACAACTATCTCTTCTAACACCTTACGTCCAACTTTTGGGTATACCCCACAAATGGGCAGCCTATATCTGGCTTTGTGGACCCATTTCCGGCATGATTGTCCAACCACTCGTCGGTTATTATAGTGATCGATGCACTTCCCGTTTCGGCCGTCGCCGACCCTTCATTCTCTCCGGCGCCTTTCTTGTAGCTATCGCCGTCTTCCTAATCGGTTACGCCGCCGATATAGGCCATCGAGGTGGCGATCTCTTGGAGAAGGGAAAGATCAAACCGAGAGCCATAGCTGTTTTCATAGTAGGATTCTGGATCCTTGATGTTGCTAATAACACTCTTCAAGGACCTTGCCGAGCTTTTCTCGCAGATTTATCTGGCGGAAGTGCTAGTAAAATGAGGATAGCGAATTCGTTATTCTCGTTCTTCATGGCCGTCGGGAATGTGTTGGGATACGCCGCCGGTAGCTATGATAAACTCTATAAACTGTTTCCATTCACCGCCACGGTTGCTTGTGATCATTATTGCTCGAATCTTAAGAGTTGCTTTTTCCTGTCGATTATCTTGTTGGGAATTGTAACCGTTCTAGCACTTTCTCTGGTCGGCGAACAACAGTTTATCCCTGCCGAACCTGCCCTGAATAAGGCGGGCGATGTTGTCGGAAAAGAAGGGAAATGCACTGTCCCTTTCTTCGGTCAACTGTTAG GTGCGTTGAAAGATCTGCCTAGACCCATGTGGATTTTGATGCTGGTTACGAGTTTGAACTGGATTGCTTGGTTTCCTTTTCTGTTATACGATACTGATTGGATGGGTAAAGAAGTGTACGGCGGGAAAGTGGACGAGGGAAGGACTTATGGAGTCGGGGTTCGAGCTGGGGCGGTTGGTTTGATTCTGAACTCGGTTGTGTTGGGATTTGTGTCGTTGGCGATTGAGCCATTGGGTAGGGTTCTTGGAAAAGCTAAGCGATTATGGGGAATCGTTAATATCATATTGGCTATATGTTTGGTGATGACGGTCGTTGTCTCCAAGAAGGCGGAGTCTTGGCGGCACATGGCGACGACAAACGGGGTTAATACGTTAGAAACGTCGCCGCCAGATGCCATCAAGGCTAGTGCCCTTGTGATCTTTGCCATCCTTGGTATCCCACTTGCT GTGACTTTTAGCATACCATTTGCCTTGGCATCCATTTTCTCTAGCTCGGCTGGTGCTGGACAAG GTCTGTCTTTGGGTGTGCTGAATTTGGCAATTGTCATTCCCcag ATGATTGTTTCTGTTACTAGTGGACCTTTGGACGATGCTTTTGGGGGAGGAAACTTACCGGCGTTTATAATGGGTGCAGTCGCAGCGATCATTAGCAGCGTTTTAGCGTTTACAGTGCTTCCTACCCCAAAACTCGACCAAAATGCTGCCGGAACGCCAACCATAGGAGGAGGGTTTCATTGA
- the LOC124910371 gene encoding sucrose transport protein-like, with amino-acid sequence MDNNNNNNNGKVLQKPPPPAAAATTTVVAAASPLRKMILVASIAAGVQFGWALQLSLLTPYVQLLGIPHQWAAYIWLCGPISGMLVQPLVGYYSDRCSSRFGRRRPFIAAGAALVAVAVFLIGFAADIGFHAGDALTTGKPRPRAIAVFVVGFWILDVANNTLQGPCRAFLADLSGGSAKKMRTANAAFSFFMAVGNILGYAAGSYDNLHRLFPFTATRACDHYCSNLKSCFFLSIMLLAVVTVLALSLVSEHPWTPPETDEVEERDVTDTCRVPFFGELFGALKDLPRPMWLLLLVTCLNWIGWFPFLLFDTDWMGKEVFGGKVGDKSYDAGVRSGSLGLMLNSVVLAVMSLAVEPLGRALGNVKRLWGIVNFILAICLAMTVVVTKKAENWRRLAIIRGVNISQTSPPAGIKSGAIALFAVLGIPLAVTYSIPFALASIFSSSAGAGQGLSLGVLNLAIVIPQMIVSVTSGPWDELFGGGNLPAFVVAAVASAASGIFALTLLPSPPADHPGAKMPTMGGFH; translated from the exons atggataataataataataataacaacggCAAAGTTTTACAAAAACCACCTCCCCCCGCCGCCGCCGCCACCACCACCGTCGTCGCCGCCGCTTCTCCCCTGAGAAAAATGATCCTGGTCGCCTCAATCGCCGCCGGTGTTCAATTCGGTTGGGCCCTCCAGCTTTCTCTTCTAACCCCTTATGTCCAACTCTTAGGTATCCCCCACCAATGGGCAGCCTACATCTGGCTTTGTGGTCCAATCTCCGGCATGTTAGTCCAACCCTTAGTCGGTTACTACAGCGATCGTTGTTCCTCCCGCTTCGGCCGTCGTCGCCCCTTCATCGCCGCCGGCGCCGCCCTAGTCGCAGTCGCCGTTTTCCTTATTGGGTTCGCCGCCGACATCGGTTTCCACGCCGGTGATGCCTTAACCACCGGAAAACCCAGACCGAGGGCTATCGCCGTCTTCGTCGTCGGATTCTGGATTCTCGACGTCGCAAACAACACTCTCCAAGGACCCTGCCGGGCCTTCCTCGCCGACTTATCAGGCGGCAGCGCGAAAAAGATGAGAACGGCAAACGCTGCGTTTTCGTTCTTCATGGCGGTGGGGAATATATTAGGGTACGCGGCAGGGAGTTACGATAACCTCCACCGACTGTTTCCATTCACGGCGACGCGCGCGTGTGATCACTACTGTTCGAATTTAAAAAGTTGTTTTTTCTTGTCGATCATGCTGTTAGCGGTTGTAACCGTACTCGCTCTCTCTCTAGTTTCTGAACATCCATGGACCCCACCTGAAACAGATGAGGTGGAGGAAAGAGATGTTACAGACACGTGTAGAGTGCCTTTCTTTGGGGAATTATTTGGTGCGTTGAAGGATTTACCTAGACCCATGTGGCTTCTCCTTTTAGTGACGTGTTTGAATTGGATTGGTTGGTTTCCTTTCCTCTTGTTTGATACTGATTGGATGGGTAAAGAGGTGTTCGGCGGGAAAGTCGGTGATAAATCGTACGACGCCGGTGTACGATCCGGTTCACTGGGTTTGATGCTTAACTCGGTCGTGTTAGCGGTTATGTCTTTGGCGGTGGAGCCTTTGGGGAGGGCACTTGGTAATGTTAAGAGACTTTGGggaattgttaattttatacTTGCGATTTGTCTAGCTATGACTGTTGTTGTGACGAAGAAGGCTGAGAATTGGCGACGCTTAGCTATAATTCGCGGCGTTAATATTTCACAAACGTCGCCTCCTGCCGGAATAAAGAGCGGCGCTATTGCTCTTTTCGCCGTGCTTGGAATCCCACTAGCG GTGACATATAGTATACCTTTTGCTTTGGCTTCTATTTTCTCTAGCTCGGCTGGGGCAGGACAag GTCTCTCCTTGGGAGTGCTGAATCTGGCAATAGTCATTCCACag ATGATTGTGTCGGTTACGAGTGGGCCGTGGGACGAGCTATTCGGCGGAGGTAACTTGCCTGCGTTTGTGGTAGCGGCAGTTGCGTCGGCGGCCAGTGGTATCTTTGCCCTCACTTTGCTTCCATCTCCGCCGGCAGATCATCCGGGTGCGAAAATGCCAACCATGGGTggatttcattaa